A single region of the Sorghum bicolor cultivar BTx623 chromosome 7, Sorghum_bicolor_NCBIv3, whole genome shotgun sequence genome encodes:
- the LOC8068520 gene encoding GDP-mannose transporter GONST1 isoform X1, producing the protein MSSRVLQLDVPADSEASPRRNVPGSVSSPLMNGEKGLLRNQNAGFTALASPVRREIGNRSLTRSFCVDDNDLEDGKASKERESSAQSLKLPKIQNQAFLSGLAYCISSCSMILVNKFVLSGYGFNAPVFLMLYQNIVSVTIVSTLSLSGAVPTEPLTWNLIKVWLPVNIIFVGMLITSMFSLKYINVAMLTILKNVANVLTASGETYFFKKQHGTQVWIALLLMIISAVAGGITDLSFHAVGYIWQTLNCFLTASYSLTLRHVMDSAKQATKSGNLNELSMVLLNNVLSLPLGIILVLGLNEVEYLLETPLLKMPEFWLVITASGVLGLGISFTSMWFLHQTSATTYSLVGSLNKIPLSIAGIVLFNVRTSIQNSLSILFGLLAGVFFARAKLRDNSPT; encoded by the exons ATGAGCTCCAG AGTCCTTCAGTTAGACGTTCCTGCAGATTCTGAAGCCTCTCCTAGGAGAAATGTACCAGGGAGTGTAAGTAGCCCACTCATGAATGGTGAAAAGGGTCTCTTACGGAATCAGAATGCAGGGTTCACTGCACTTGCAAgtcctgtgaggagagaaattGGAAACAG ATCGTTGACAAGGTCCTTCTGTGTTGATGACAATGACTTGGAAGATGGTAAGGCCTCAAAAGAAAGGGAGAGCTCTGCACAGTCACTCAAGCTCCCAAAGATTCAGAATCAGGCTTTCCTATCTGGTCTGGCTTACTGCATATCATCATGCAGCATGATCTTAGTGAACAAATTTGTTCTATCTGGCTATGGTTTCAATGCTCCAGTATTTTTGATGCTATACCAG AACATTGTATCAGTGACCATAGTTTCTACACTATCCCTGTCCGGTGCTGTTCCAACTGAACCATTGACATGGAATCTAATCAAAGTTTGGTTGCCTGTGAATATCATCTTTGTTGGAATGCTGATCACAAGCATGTTTAG TTTGAAGTACATTAATGTTGCAATGCTGACTATACTGAAGAATGTCGCCAATGTCCTGACTGCTTCTGGGGAAACTTATTTTTTCAAGAAGCAGCATGGTACTCAAGTCTGGATTGCTCTTTTGTTGATG ATAATCTCTGCAGTTGCGGGAGGAATAACAGATCTTTCATTCCATGCTGTTGGATATATCTGGCAGACCTTGAACTGTTTTCTGACGGCGTCATATTCG CTTACATTGCGGCATGTAATGGACAGTGCTAAGCAAGCCACCAAGTCTGGGAATTTGAATGAGCTTTCAATGGTGTTGCTGAATAATGTTCTTTCACTGCCATTGGGAATTATCCTTGTTCTTGGTTTGAATGAAGTGGAGTACCTTTTGGAGAC ACCTCTCTTAAAGATGCCTGAGTTTTGGCTGGTCATCACTGCCAGTGGAGTTTTGGGGCTTGGAATCAGCTTTACTTCCATGTGGTTTCTTCATCAGACAAGTGCAACAACATATAG CCTTGTGGGCTCGTTAAACAAGATCCCTCTTTCCATTGCTGGAATCGTTCTCTTCAACGTTCGTACAAGCATACAGAATTCTTTGAGCATTCTGTTTG GTCTATTAGCAGGAGTGTTTTTTGCCAGGGCCAAATTGCGAGATAACTCGCCGACCTAG
- the LOC8068520 gene encoding GDP-mannose transporter GONST1 isoform X2, producing MLTILKNVANVLTASGETYFFKKQHGTQVWIALLLMIISAVAGGITDLSFHAVGYIWQTLNCFLTASYSLTLRHVMDSAKQATKSGNLNELSMVLLNNVLSLPLGIILVLGLNEVEYLLETPLLKMPEFWLVITASGVLGLGISFTSMWFLHQTSATTYSLVGSLNKIPLSIAGIVLFNVRTSIQNSLSILFGLLAGVFFARAKLRDNSPT from the exons ATGCTGACTATACTGAAGAATGTCGCCAATGTCCTGACTGCTTCTGGGGAAACTTATTTTTTCAAGAAGCAGCATGGTACTCAAGTCTGGATTGCTCTTTTGTTGATG ATAATCTCTGCAGTTGCGGGAGGAATAACAGATCTTTCATTCCATGCTGTTGGATATATCTGGCAGACCTTGAACTGTTTTCTGACGGCGTCATATTCG CTTACATTGCGGCATGTAATGGACAGTGCTAAGCAAGCCACCAAGTCTGGGAATTTGAATGAGCTTTCAATGGTGTTGCTGAATAATGTTCTTTCACTGCCATTGGGAATTATCCTTGTTCTTGGTTTGAATGAAGTGGAGTACCTTTTGGAGAC ACCTCTCTTAAAGATGCCTGAGTTTTGGCTGGTCATCACTGCCAGTGGAGTTTTGGGGCTTGGAATCAGCTTTACTTCCATGTGGTTTCTTCATCAGACAAGTGCAACAACATATAG CCTTGTGGGCTCGTTAAACAAGATCCCTCTTTCCATTGCTGGAATCGTTCTCTTCAACGTTCGTACAAGCATACAGAATTCTTTGAGCATTCTGTTTG GTCTATTAGCAGGAGTGTTTTTTGCCAGGGCCAAATTGCGAGATAACTCGCCGACCTAG